The following are from one region of the Marinomonas sp. CT5 genome:
- a CDS encoding multidrug effflux MFS transporter, whose product MSLLTPQPISQIKRLSERELVALFALMMSLTALSMDAMLPAFPHIAESLAIVDYQKTQWIVSAMILGMVFGEIVFGPLSDAIGRKKSILLGISVYLVGSVIALLASSIEAFLIGRMIQGFGVAGPKIASRALIRDMYKGAAMARIMSFVMMIFLLVPMLAPSVGQLVVKMADWRWIFVLLMTQSAVAGIWLLLRQPETLAIENRIPLRWERIWLDIRFVLSRRDVVAYTILLGCVFGAVMLYISTAQSIFQDVYETGDRFPLFFAILAIGSAIINFSNGKIVMRVGMLRCVVGALSVMLTMALILLGLSLSFDGVPPFGLFMVLGVVMFSCLGMIFGNVNAMAMEPLGKVAGLGTSLISSLSSLIAIILAAILGQFYNFTLVPLAVGFVLFSAVALIMLRYGYLASKTYPEE is encoded by the coding sequence ATGTCTCTCTTAACTCCACAACCTATCTCACAAATAAAACGTTTATCTGAGCGTGAATTAGTGGCTTTATTTGCTCTAATGATGTCTCTCACTGCGTTAAGTATGGATGCCATGTTGCCGGCGTTTCCACATATTGCGGAGTCTTTGGCGATTGTGGACTACCAGAAAACCCAGTGGATTGTCTCAGCGATGATTTTGGGGATGGTATTTGGCGAGATAGTATTTGGTCCTTTGTCAGATGCGATTGGGCGCAAGAAAAGTATTTTGCTAGGCATTAGTGTTTATTTGGTTGGGTCTGTAATTGCTTTGCTAGCGTCTTCGATTGAAGCGTTTTTAATCGGGCGAATGATTCAAGGCTTTGGTGTCGCAGGCCCTAAGATTGCCTCGCGGGCCTTGATTCGAGATATGTACAAAGGCGCGGCCATGGCTCGTATTATGTCCTTTGTGATGATGATCTTTCTTCTTGTGCCTATGTTAGCGCCTTCGGTAGGGCAGTTGGTGGTTAAGATGGCTGATTGGCGCTGGATTTTTGTGTTGTTAATGACGCAGTCTGCCGTCGCCGGTATTTGGTTGTTATTACGTCAGCCAGAAACATTAGCCATAGAAAACCGTATTCCTCTGCGTTGGGAGCGTATTTGGTTAGATATTCGGTTTGTCTTAAGCCGTCGTGATGTGGTGGCTTACACCATTTTGTTAGGCTGTGTGTTTGGTGCGGTTATGCTTTATATCAGCACCGCCCAGTCGATCTTTCAGGATGTGTATGAGACGGGTGATCGTTTCCCATTGTTCTTCGCTATTTTAGCGATCGGTTCCGCTATTATTAACTTCTCTAATGGCAAGATCGTGATGCGTGTCGGCATGTTGCGCTGTGTGGTTGGTGCATTAAGTGTGATGTTAACCATGGCGCTGATTTTGTTAGGGTTGTCTTTAAGTTTTGATGGCGTGCCGCCCTTTGGTTTATTCATGGTGTTGGGTGTGGTGATGTTTTCTTGCCTTGGGATGATTTTTGGCAATGTGAATGCGATGGCGATGGAGCCATTGGGTAAAGTGGCTGGGCTTGGAACCTCTCTGATTTCGTCTCTTTCCAGTTTGATTGCCATTATTTTGGCCGCGATCTTGGGGCAGTTTTATAACTTTACCCTTGTTCCTTTGGCGGTTGGTTTTGTGTTGTTTTCGGCCGTCGCCTTGATCATGCTGAGATACGGTTACCTCGCCAGCAAAACCTATCCAGAAGAATAA
- a CDS encoding amidohydrolase family protein: protein MPQYLIRQAKAVVGYEIPQDIRIHDGVIVAIAPTLDRESDDELIDASHCVVYPGFVNTHHHLAQSILKGVPAGLNQGLGEWLASVPYRFWPQITPDLMYVAAKLGLYEQLRSGVTTCADHHYLYHANTSPELEDAVWRAAEDLGIRLVLCRGAATAQGSHKGMKDSGINPETLDLSLDRLDASYKRYHDASPFSMRRLVVAPTSLIHTSPAEDLRSYAQWARERNLLRHSHLLEVSFDEQMAQQNFGMSAIDYAAKCDWLGDDVWFAHLVQADEHAIELLAQTQTRIAHCPTSNCRLGSGIAPVLAMENAGIPITLGVDGSASSENASMLQELNLAWLLHRTHSGPAATKVEQVLKWGTQNGAELLGLKTGQIAEGYAADLVLYSLDAPRFAGVHSPLEAPILCGEPALIKHSFVNGKRVIENGQVIGVDEFELTREVKHAVQDLLARAPSN, encoded by the coding sequence ATGCCCCAGTATTTAATCCGCCAAGCCAAAGCCGTTGTAGGTTATGAAATTCCTCAAGATATCCGTATTCATGATGGCGTGATAGTCGCCATTGCTCCCACATTAGATCGCGAGTCTGACGATGAATTAATAGACGCATCACACTGCGTAGTTTATCCGGGTTTTGTGAATACTCATCATCATCTTGCTCAATCAATTTTAAAAGGCGTACCAGCAGGTTTAAACCAAGGATTAGGAGAATGGTTGGCCAGTGTGCCTTATCGCTTTTGGCCGCAGATTACTCCTGACTTAATGTATGTTGCAGCAAAGCTTGGTTTGTATGAACAACTTCGTTCTGGCGTGACGACCTGTGCCGATCATCATTATTTGTATCATGCGAACACGTCTCCTGAGCTAGAAGATGCGGTTTGGCGCGCAGCGGAAGACTTGGGTATCCGTCTGGTTTTATGTCGTGGGGCGGCTACTGCGCAAGGTAGCCACAAAGGCATGAAAGACAGTGGTATTAACCCCGAGACTTTGGACTTATCGCTCGATCGGCTCGATGCTTCCTATAAGCGTTATCATGATGCCAGTCCATTTAGTATGCGTCGTTTGGTCGTTGCGCCTACGAGTTTGATTCATACCTCTCCAGCAGAAGATTTACGCAGTTACGCACAATGGGCAAGAGAGCGTAATTTGCTTCGTCACTCTCATTTATTAGAAGTGTCTTTTGATGAACAAATGGCACAACAAAATTTTGGCATGAGCGCCATAGATTATGCTGCCAAATGTGATTGGTTAGGCGATGACGTGTGGTTTGCTCACTTAGTGCAAGCGGATGAGCATGCTATTGAATTACTAGCACAAACTCAGACTCGAATAGCTCATTGTCCAACATCAAACTGTCGACTTGGTAGTGGTATTGCGCCAGTTCTGGCGATGGAAAATGCTGGTATTCCTATTACCTTGGGAGTGGATGGATCTGCTTCTAGTGAAAATGCTTCGATGCTTCAAGAATTGAATCTCGCTTGGTTATTACATCGAACACATAGCGGCCCTGCGGCCACAAAAGTAGAGCAGGTACTTAAATGGGGGACGCAGAATGGAGCCGAGCTTTTAGGGTTAAAAACAGGTCAAATTGCTGAAGGTTATGCGGCGGATTTAGTTTTGTATTCTCTTGATGCCCCCCGTTTTGCTGGCGTCCACAGCCCATTAGAAGCGCCCATCTTATGTGGTGAACCTGCGCTAATTAAACACAGTTTTGTTAACGGTAAGCGGGTGATAGAAAACGGCCAAGTAATTGGTGTGGATGAGTTTGAGTTAACACGAGAGGTAAAACACGCTGTACAAGATTTGTTAGCGAGAGCTCCGTCTAATTAA
- a CDS encoding ABC transporter substrate-binding protein, with protein MNQTRRTSLFQTICLAGVITFTALSANTALAADKVKFQLDWLPGGDKAPIYVGIKKGFFNEMDLDVTVASGRGSTDAISKLATGNADMGLSDLVALLMAKAENDVPVSAVYSVFSKAPHAFFVPADSDITHVKDVAGKRIATSPYTSSNVFLPLLLDVNGVAPSSIKLVKADAGALNPMLLSGNIDVVISWVTDTVIYQQQAKSAGQTLRVLPWYDAGLEFYSTSVIASDRFINAHPDTTKRFVKAYKKAIDYTWKHPEESGKIVHEMVPEVDASTATDTINSIKSLVYNAVSDQDGYGAFTKERLATTWKWTAKAQNISVDSFNPEAAVNRQFIP; from the coding sequence ATGAACCAAACACGAAGAACCTCTCTCTTCCAAACTATCTGCCTAGCTGGGGTCATCACATTTACAGCGTTAAGTGCAAATACCGCATTGGCCGCTGATAAAGTAAAATTTCAGCTCGATTGGCTACCAGGAGGCGACAAAGCGCCAATTTATGTGGGTATCAAAAAAGGCTTTTTCAACGAGATGGATTTAGATGTCACCGTAGCCAGCGGCCGAGGCTCCACCGACGCCATTAGTAAACTCGCTACAGGGAACGCCGACATGGGGCTATCTGATCTAGTCGCCTTGCTCATGGCAAAAGCTGAAAATGATGTTCCTGTTTCAGCGGTTTATTCTGTCTTTAGTAAAGCGCCCCACGCCTTTTTTGTACCGGCAGACTCAGACATAACACACGTCAAAGACGTTGCCGGAAAACGTATCGCAACCTCACCTTACACGTCATCAAATGTCTTCTTACCTTTGCTTCTAGACGTCAATGGCGTTGCTCCAAGCAGCATTAAATTGGTTAAAGCGGACGCTGGTGCCTTAAACCCAATGTTACTTTCCGGTAACATCGACGTCGTGATTTCTTGGGTAACTGACACTGTGATCTACCAACAACAAGCCAAAAGTGCTGGCCAAACATTGCGCGTGTTACCTTGGTACGATGCGGGGTTAGAGTTCTACTCAACGTCCGTGATTGCCTCAGATCGCTTTATCAATGCGCACCCAGATACCACAAAGCGCTTTGTAAAAGCCTATAAAAAAGCCATCGACTACACTTGGAAGCACCCTGAAGAAAGTGGAAAAATCGTTCATGAGATGGTCCCAGAAGTCGATGCCAGTACAGCGACGGACACCATTAATTCCATTAAATCTTTGGTATATAACGCCGTCAGCGACCAAGATGGCTACGGTGCATTTACTAAAGAACGACTCGCCACAACATGGAAATGGACGGCAAAAGCGCAGAATATTTCAGTGGACAGCTTCAATCCAGAAGCTGCTGTAAACCGCCAATTTATACCTTAA
- a CDS encoding LysR family transcriptional regulator, protein MDIGLAKHLKLNQLRLISVIAEHGQLGIAADEMAMTQPAASRMLSEIEQTIGTRLFIRHAKGMEPTLVGQAVARRAHNLLVELRDLAREVGELKEGGGGTTAIGAVTGAAVGFVIPAIQQLRAIAPKAEIDINVDTSDILVRDLIAGHNDFVLARIPKQYDANEFEIYPARTESVTLMVRKDHPLASLDNVKIRDLAHFEWVMQSHRAPIREAVEAAFMEERAELPLSITNSTSLLALIAILVSSNAIAPMAREVSDLLVGHQVKADLKALKLDRKIIMSPYYLLQMRGRQLSPLANQLKRLVLAELEQKPTNT, encoded by the coding sequence ATGGATATAGGTCTGGCCAAGCATCTTAAACTTAACCAATTACGCTTAATTTCGGTCATTGCCGAGCACGGTCAGCTCGGTATTGCGGCGGATGAAATGGCGATGACACAACCTGCAGCATCGCGTATGTTGAGTGAAATAGAACAAACCATTGGTACACGTTTATTTATCCGTCACGCCAAAGGCATGGAACCAACTTTAGTCGGGCAAGCCGTGGCACGTCGCGCCCATAACCTGTTGGTAGAATTGCGTGACCTTGCTCGCGAAGTCGGTGAGCTAAAGGAAGGTGGCGGTGGCACCACAGCCATTGGTGCAGTAACTGGTGCGGCGGTGGGGTTTGTCATCCCAGCCATTCAGCAGTTACGAGCCATAGCACCAAAAGCCGAAATTGATATTAACGTGGATACCAGTGACATTCTGGTACGTGATCTTATCGCCGGACACAACGACTTTGTGCTCGCACGAATTCCCAAACAATACGACGCCAACGAGTTCGAAATTTACCCCGCTCGCACGGAATCGGTCACTCTCATGGTTCGTAAAGACCACCCATTAGCCAGTTTAGATAACGTGAAAATTCGTGACCTTGCGCACTTTGAATGGGTCATGCAATCCCACCGAGCGCCAATACGTGAAGCCGTCGAGGCGGCTTTTATGGAAGAACGTGCCGAGCTGCCATTGAGCATAACCAATAGTACGTCTTTATTGGCATTGATTGCCATTCTGGTGTCTTCCAACGCCATAGCCCCAATGGCAAGGGAAGTAAGCGATTTATTGGTTGGACACCAAGTAAAGGCCGATTTGAAGGCACTCAAACTAGACAGAAAAATAATCATGAGCCCTTATTATTTGTTGCAAATGCGCGGTCGCCAGCTATCACCCCTTGCCAACCAACTGAAACGATTGGTGCTGGCTGAGCTGGAACAAAAACCCACCAATACTTAA
- a CDS encoding aldehyde dehydrogenase (NADP(+)) has protein sequence MLTGQHFIAGKWIKSDATFSSSPATGPSHEFAVGRVSDVDAAVEAAEAAFETFGYSSREERAAFLNAIADEIDVLGDQITEIGVQETGLPEARLQGERGRTTGQLRLFAERILSGEYLDRRHDEALPDRTPLPRPEMHMVQRPIGPVAVFGASNFPLAFSTAGGDTAAALAAGCPVVVKGHSAHPGTGELVAQAVDKAIQRCKMPAGVFSLIQGGNRQVGQALVQHPLIKAVGFTGSLAGGRALFDLCAARPEPIPFFGELGSVNPMFVMPEALKNRAEALGKGWAGSLTMGAGQFCTNPGIAVMLDNADSKAMIAAASAALDEVGAQTMLTDGIADAYRSGVAAFEKTGISSVVRKADTEDRTALPNLFTVTGQAWLDNPTLHQEVFGPLGLVVLADSVEQMVELARHLEGQLTCTIHLDEADYAACQKLLPVLERKAGRLLANGFPTGVEVNDTMVHGGPYPASTNFGATSVGTLSIRRFLRPVCYQNIPQALLPKDLLG, from the coding sequence ATGTTAACGGGACAGCATTTTATTGCCGGTAAATGGATAAAGAGCGACGCGACATTTTCTTCATCGCCTGCAACAGGACCTTCTCATGAATTTGCCGTTGGTCGCGTGTCTGATGTGGATGCGGCAGTAGAAGCAGCCGAGGCGGCTTTTGAGACATTTGGTTATTCTTCTCGAGAAGAGAGAGCGGCGTTTTTAAACGCCATCGCCGATGAAATTGATGTATTAGGTGATCAAATCACCGAAATTGGTGTACAAGAAACGGGATTACCTGAAGCACGTTTACAAGGCGAGCGCGGCCGTACCACAGGACAATTGCGTTTGTTCGCTGAGCGTATTTTATCAGGCGAATATTTAGATCGTCGTCACGATGAAGCCTTGCCAGATCGTACCCCCTTGCCACGCCCAGAAATGCACATGGTTCAGCGTCCGATTGGTCCTGTGGCTGTGTTTGGCGCTTCTAACTTTCCATTGGCGTTTTCCACCGCGGGTGGTGATACGGCGGCCGCGTTGGCTGCGGGTTGTCCTGTCGTGGTGAAAGGGCATTCTGCGCACCCTGGAACGGGCGAATTAGTGGCGCAAGCGGTTGATAAAGCAATTCAACGTTGCAAGATGCCAGCGGGTGTATTTTCTCTTATCCAAGGAGGAAATCGCCAAGTTGGCCAAGCTCTAGTTCAGCATCCATTGATCAAAGCGGTTGGTTTTACTGGCAGCTTGGCGGGTGGCCGTGCTTTGTTTGATTTGTGTGCGGCGCGTCCTGAACCCATTCCATTTTTTGGTGAATTGGGTTCTGTGAATCCTATGTTCGTGATGCCAGAAGCGTTGAAAAATCGAGCGGAAGCGTTGGGCAAAGGTTGGGCTGGTTCCTTAACGATGGGCGCGGGCCAGTTTTGTACCAATCCAGGTATTGCTGTGATGTTGGATAACGCAGACTCAAAAGCCATGATTGCGGCAGCAAGTGCGGCGCTGGATGAAGTTGGCGCGCAGACCATGCTGACGGATGGTATTGCGGATGCTTATCGCTCTGGCGTGGCTGCATTTGAGAAAACGGGCATTTCGTCTGTTGTTCGTAAGGCGGATACGGAGGATCGCACCGCGTTACCTAACTTGTTCACGGTGACAGGTCAGGCGTGGTTGGATAACCCAACATTGCATCAAGAAGTCTTTGGCCCACTTGGCTTGGTGGTATTGGCGGACAGTGTGGAACAAATGGTTGAGTTAGCTCGTCATTTGGAAGGCCAATTAACCTGCACCATTCATCTTGATGAGGCTGATTATGCCGCTTGTCAGAAGCTGTTGCCTGTATTGGAACGTAAGGCGGGTCGCTTGTTGGCGAATGGTTTCCCAACAGGGGTAGAAGTGAACGACACCATGGTTCACGGCGGGCCTTATCCAGCGTCGACAAACTTTGGTGCCACTTCGGTCGGTACTTTGTCGATTCGTCGTTTCTTACGTCCGGTGTGTTACCAGAATATTCCACAAGCCTTGCTGCCAAAAGATCTGCTTGGTTAG